The genomic window CCTCTGGACCTTTGGTTCGGTTATACTCAGAAGTCATTCTGGCAGCTTTATAATTTTGCGGATTCAGCGCCGTTTCGCGAAACCAATTACGAACCGGAGTTTCTCCTGAATTTCCGCACGGATTATAATGTGTTTGATCTTATGCGCTTGAGAATTGTTAATCTGGGTTTGAATCATCAATCAAACGGCAGCTCCGAACCGCTTTCAAGGAGCTGGAACCGCATTCTTGCGGAATTTGGTTTTGAGCGAACCGATTTTACCGTACTTCTGAAAGCCTGGTACCGGATACCGGAGGAAGAAGAAGAGGATGATAATCCTGAAATGGATGACTATTTGGGGTATGGCGAACTTCGCAGTTATTATTTTTTTTCCAAGCACCGTATGGGCATAATGCTCAGAAACAATCTGAAACGCCATGACAACCGGGGCGCCATGCAGCTGGAATGGAGCATCCCGTTTCTTGAGAAAACCGCACTGTACATTCAGTATTTCATCGGCTACGGCGAAAGCCTCCTTGACTACGATCACAGCATCAACCGGATAAGTATCGGCTTCATTCTCATGGAGTGGGATTAAATATCCATTACGGGCCGTATCGGAAGTCTTCTTTGGATATTTTTTTCTTTTATTAATCCTGTCTGGTGGGATTTTTTCTCTCAATTCCTGGATAATAGATTTATTAATCTGTTTTATTTTTCAGCGATACGAATTAGAATAATATTTCTATGGATTTTCTTTGCATCTGGATTTATCCCTGCGGGTTTTGTGTGGAATTTTTTCATGTCATGTAAGTTATTAAGTGATTATTTGAGTATACAGGAAGGCAATGAATTCTGATATTGGTAAGAAGTTTGATTTGACCGGTGTTGACAATATTTTCGATGAAATGGTAACCCGTGGTTTTGCCTCGGTTGAGATAGATGATTACCTCTTTGATGAACTGGCCAATGATTTTGTAGCTGCTCTGGAGACCGAAAGCCCGCAGAATGAATCAAATGTTATTGAGGCTTTTCTCGAGTTTATCGACGGCCGCAGGGAAAATTTTTCAAATATTCTGCTTTTTAAACCGAGCAAAAGTGAGCTCACCGTGTTGCCCGGCGACG from Pseudomonadota bacterium includes these protein-coding regions:
- a CDS encoding phospholipase A, which encodes MSGIFYAVVFFSSGLLFSSTATADSVSDCSRIEDDSKRLECFDLINSSPPPEYMSYLTKLWELDTDAVRGKYAIMPHRSTYVLPVSYNHNPNVEPLQAADPNADLLRAEVKFQISMKVKLWQDILGNPLDLWFGYTQKSFWQLYNFADSAPFRETNYEPEFLLNFRTDYNVFDLMRLRIVNLGLNHQSNGSSEPLSRSWNRILAEFGFERTDFTVLLKAWYRIPEEEEEDDNPEMDDYLGYGELRSYYFFSKHRMGIMLRNNLKRHDNRGAMQLEWSIPFLEKTALYIQYFIGYGESLLDYDHSINRISIGFILMEWD